One window from the genome of Erwinia sorbitola encodes:
- the sixA gene encoding phosphohistidine phosphatase SixA — MQVFIMRHGDAALDAASDSVRPLTHCGCDETRQMATWLNGQSVDIERVLVSPYLRAQQTLTTVREVLPLPDGEDVLPELTPGGDPGLVACYLQVLANEGVKSVLVISHLPLVGYLVAELCPQEAPPMFSTSAIASVDFNAEKTAGKLEWQVSPAKLAKAM, encoded by the coding sequence ATGCAAGTTTTCATTATGCGTCACGGCGATGCAGCGTTAGATGCAGCAAGTGATTCTGTCAGACCTTTGACCCACTGCGGCTGTGATGAGACTCGCCAGATGGCGACCTGGCTTAATGGCCAGTCAGTAGATATCGAGCGGGTACTTGTCAGCCCTTATCTGCGTGCGCAGCAAACACTGACCACGGTTCGTGAAGTGCTGCCTTTGCCAGACGGTGAAGATGTGTTACCAGAACTGACACCGGGTGGCGATCCTGGCCTGGTTGCCTGCTACTTGCAGGTGCTGGCTAACGAAGGGGTAAAATCGGTGCTGGTGATCTCTCACCTGCCGCTGGTGGGCTACCTGGTGGCTGAGTTATGTCCGCAGGAAGCGCCACCGATGTTTTCCACTTCGGCGATTGCCAGCGTTGACTTCAATGCGGAGAAGACAGCCGGCAAGCTGGAATGGCAGGTTTCCCCTGCCAAATTAGCCAAAGCGATGTAA
- the smrB gene encoding endonuclease SmrB, which produces MSKKDKLNAEDLALFRGLMSGTRKLTQDTIVHKPPRKKITEVPQKRLLSEQMDNSHYFSDEFQPLLASEGAVRYVRADVDNYELKKLRRGDYSPEIFLDLHGLTQKQAKEELGALIAACRREHIFCASVMHGHGKHVLKQQTPLWLAQHPMVMAFHQAPKLFGGDAALLVLIEIEEWLPPELL; this is translated from the coding sequence AATGCGGAAGATCTGGCGTTGTTTCGTGGGTTGATGAGCGGCACACGTAAGCTGACCCAGGACACCATTGTCCATAAGCCACCGCGTAAAAAGATAACGGAAGTGCCGCAGAAACGCCTGTTGTCCGAACAGATGGACAACAGTCACTATTTTTCCGATGAGTTCCAACCGCTGCTGGCCAGCGAGGGGGCGGTGCGGTACGTCCGTGCGGATGTGGATAATTACGAACTTAAAAAGCTGCGACGCGGTGATTACAGTCCGGAGATTTTCCTCGATCTGCACGGCTTAACCCAAAAACAGGCTAAAGAGGAGCTGGGGGCACTGATTGCCGCCTGTCGCCGCGAACATATTTTCTGCGCCAGCGTGATGCACGGGCACGGCAAACATGTGCTTAAGCAGCAGACTCCGCTATGGCTGGCGCAGCATCCCATGGTGATGGCGTTTCATCAGGCACCGAAGCTGTTTGGCGGTGACGCCGCGCTGCTGGTGTTAATTGAAATTGAAGAGTGGTTACCGCCGGAGCTGCTGTAA